ATCTGGATCATACACTACACCAAATGACACAAGACTATATAACACTTTGAACACATCATTGCTTTCTATAAGTCTATAATTGTATAGCTCACCAAAATACTTTATCATAGCTATTCTCCTTTGATTAAATTTCACTAAGTTTGTTTCTAGACCCACACGGATATCTTCCATAACTCCATCCACGACACGAGTTCCAATTGAATCATCATAATCAACAAAAGCGGCGACTAAACATGCCAAATCTGAAATCATTGGATAAGTGACATTCCAAGCTTcagtcaaacattttattaaataagttttctCTGCAAAATTTTCCCAGTCCATTTGTTTAAGGAGAcctagaataatattttctttttcaggTGCATCTTTTAGCTCATTATAAAGTAAATGTCTAATAAACTCGTGTAATATAGGTCTCTGCTTTTTCATTACAGCTGGAGAATCAGTaggattaacaaaataataagcaTTTTCAATCATTGTGACATAAACAGGCCTCAGAGCTGAAACAGATTTGACTCTCATCATTTGTTCTAAGTAAATTTTGGTGCGGTGATGACTTTCTGGAGAACGGTACAAAAACCGTCCGGCTGTTTCTAATAAAGCGCAACCCATTTCTATATGATGATGACTGAAATCATTAAGCAACATTTTAAAGCAGTGCAACGCCTCGGATTTAATCATAAGGTTAAACTTAACCATTTCTCCAATATAACGAACAACTTTAAGTTTAGTTTCAATATTAATCTGATCTTTTTTCTTTACGTTATATCTAAAATCACTTTTTAACAAAGAACAAAGTTCAAGAGCGACTTCTGGCATCAAAGGATTTAAAATAGCTACTAACCGTGTATAGAATGGCAACAGATCTACTCTAGTTCTAGGGACACTGAATAAAACTTTAACTAATTTTTTGcgattatttttagtattgagatatattaaaaattcaatagcCAAATTGTCAATCATTTCTCGATTAACACATTTTGGTAATTGTTCAATAAATGATTCAAATATAACTTTGGTACCAATATTGGATACTTCAACATCCACGGCATCTTTAATATCTGATAAACTTTTCTTTGTATTACATTCAGCTTCAGGCTCTTCAGGTTCTTCAATCTTCTTGTTTTTATCAGGAATATAATtactaagatttggaaattctTCATAAAACTTTTGAGTTTCGTCATCTTCCCAAAGACTAGTTAATTCAGACGGTGTTGGTGTTCCTACAATATCTAATTCTGAATCTGTCAAATCTTCAGTTGAACtattctttttttcttcttttaatacGATGACTGGTTCATTGAGTATATCAGCAAAAGTTAATGCCGAACTATAAAGTTTTTGATATGTAACATTCATTTGTTCGTTTTTAGCTTTACGTTCTGGTCTTAGCTCACCTTtggtttgtaatattttttcattttgtttttcagcATACTCTAAATCATTATGCATTCTTTTTATGTGATTGtttaaagaaacataataatcCTTCAACAATGCTCTTACATTTTTCTGTTTGTCACTGGAAATCATATTACTTCTAGGTATTTCAACATCAAACCTATCAGCTAGATCCTGCATTTCTTTAGGAACTAATCCAGCGTAGTCGTCaccacaatatttacaaaagctaagtatgatatttatattgttgtgttcCTGGAGATCAGAGTTAATCAGGATAGTTAATATATTGCCAAGTAAGACAAGACCTTCTTTTTGAGGTATAATACCAGCAGATGTAAGTTCAGCAAATAGCCTAAGATCCACCCTAAATTTGCTCATATTTGCTATTTTAtcatcttttttaatatttaaaattttttgccACTGTTCAaagaaaatttttgaaaaatcggagtaagttgtatttaattgggtgcataataatatcatggcaTCAATTTCTGTCATTTTCAGTTTGATTTCGGTAAGAGCTGACACAACTTCTGATAGATATTTAGTCAAATTCAAAGAATTCATGTCTTTGAGTAGCTGATCAAGTTGTGGAGGAggaaaatttttaagttttcttatgaatgctgtattttttttcaaactagaATCGCGTTTAGATATTTCGGACTCATCAGGGAACACGCATTCTTGATTATTTTGTCTCAATGTTTTCTTTTCTTCTTGCCTGGTAACACACTCTGAAATAAAGCTCAACAATGTTTCTTTCTCTTTTTTTTCTATCTCTTCTTCAGTTTCCATTTGTGGGGTAGCCACAGGTGGCAATTCTGTAGATTCAGATTTTGTACTGGTAGATGGTATAACAGGAATATTGCCAATTGATTGTCGCACATTATCGACAACTTTGGAAAGCTTTTGTAACGACTCGGATACTTCTACGGGAATTTTAGACGCTTTAGTTCGTTTGGTACAGTCGTTCTTCATGATTTCATAATAGAGTAAATAGAATTATTTCTCACAATATATTTTCGATACTTTTGATAAATTTCTATTGCGAAGAATACATGAAATAAACGTACAACTATACTTTAAACATTAACCATTAACAATGTCTAGAacgatacaaaaattaattttcttactaaCTGCATTACTGTGATTATactcacaattattattgacttCGACCacagaacaaaatattaatatcacaacCATGAAGAGTGAAACCGTGACTTATGGGCCAAGACACTGAGCGTAAGTATtgagtatattttgtaattcgaGTAAATTGTTgacactaaaaagtaaaaacaacataaaatgaCTATCAGTAATCACCAGGAAAGATAGTTTTACAAATGAATTAATGTTTACGTTATTTAAACGTGGGTATCATTGTTCTATGGTatcatttttcaaacattttataggtTAACAGCATGTGATAAGAAACCGATATGATAAAGAATCTCGTGTATACAGTTGTAAGTTTACGCTGCATCAATTGAGGATTAGGATTTTAGTAATTCACGTTTTTCAGTACTACAACAGTACTTTAAAGTTTACAGCAACAGTTGACTAATTAAAAAGTaccaaatagaaaattatttgttaataattaatacttcaaAATGAACATGTTTGAATCGAATTCACAGGACAATAACAATACTAGTTCAGATGAGGAAGATGAAGACGAAGAAGCcaaggttttttattattttcattataatatttaaatcaaattaatcgataatacataatacatattcaaTTGCTGGTTTGTCTAGGAACTGACGGATGACGTTgagaaaagtttttttaaagcatTGTCTTGTCTCAAGAAAAACGATCCCAAGATTTATGATGAATCTGTTAAATTTTTTGACTCTTCCAATACACAACAAAGTATCAAAAAATCAACTGATGGCAATAACAAAAGTTCAAATCCTATTTATTTAGAAgaatataaaaggaaaattttgtTAGAGAGGGGACCAGAATTTGATGAAACCGAAGAAATGAATGGTAACTAAATAGTTTTGAAAGATTTAAGCCTTTTAagagaatattatgtataataaattcttatttttatttttgttaaatttgaaataacaaGAATCTACCTAGTTTGCTAGTTACTACTtaggtaagtaattaaaatatttattctattatttagatGTTCTTAAGAAAGAAAAAGTTCGAATGTCATCACCTTCATATGTAGAGGAACAGCAAGCTATTAAAGAAAGTTTCAACTTTGCTCTTGATGATAATTCTGACGATGAAGATATAATAAAACCACGACTAAAGTCTAAAGAAGAACAGGTAAATT
This portion of the Acyrthosiphon pisum isolate AL4f chromosome A1, pea_aphid_22Mar2018_4r6ur, whole genome shotgun sequence genome encodes:
- the LOC100168119 gene encoding regulator of nonsense transcripts 2: MKNDCTKRTKASKIPVEVSESLQKLSKVVDNVRQSIGNIPVIPSTSTKSESTELPPVATPQMETEEEIEKKEKETLLSFISECVTRQEEKKTLRQNNQECVFPDESEISKRDSSLKKNTAFIRKLKNFPPPQLDQLLKDMNSLNLTKYLSEVVSALTEIKLKMTEIDAMILLCTQLNTTYSDFSKIFFEQWQKILNIKKDDKIANMSKFRVDLRLFAELTSAGIIPQKEGLVLLGNILTILINSDLQEHNNINIILSFCKYCGDDYAGLVPKEMQDLADRFDVEIPRSNMISSDKQKNVRALLKDYYVSLNNHIKRMHNDLEYAEKQNEKILQTKGELRPERKAKNEQMNVTYQKLYSSALTFADILNEPVIVLKEEKKNSSTEDLTDSELDIVGTPTPSELTSLWEDDETQKFYEEFPNLSNYIPDKNKKIEEPEEPEAECNTKKSLSDIKDAVDVEVSNIGTKVIFESFIEQLPKCVNREMIDNLAIEFLIYLNTKNNRKKLVKVLFSVPRTRVDLLPFYTRLVAILNPLMPEVALELCSLLKSDFRYNVKKKDQINIETKLKVVRYIGEMVKFNLMIKSEALHCFKMLLNDFSHHHIEMGCALLETAGRFLYRSPESHHRTKIYLEQMMRVKSVSALRPVYVTMIENAYYFVNPTDSPAVMKKQRPILHEFIRHLLYNELKDAPEKENIILGLLKQMDWENFAEKTYLIKCLTEAWNVTYPMISDLACLVAAFVDYDDSIGTRVVDGVMEDIRVGLETNLVKFNQRRIAMIKYFGELYNYRLIESNDVFKVLYSLVSFGVVYDPDFYSTFDPPENLFRLRLICVLLDTCGEFFNRGPGKLKLDCFILYFQYYFWLKKSSTTWDTQNPFPVTVDYLVTDILKKLRPNLKMKNCFLEAQKVVILLQERLIQQYNLKQKEESELSTIDEEADDRQHLEEDDSDVDYTEDEESDGTVCSDKTPIEPVRRKIEDPEDFEFLESFDKMVSDNIQERTKEATRPQTEISIPFHLKKYSKKTYEQLQNTNEDNSVNFILMLKKGNKQTFKNLQVPVDSEMASNLKSQEMAEQAELRRVKQLTLDINNRQEEEDYKDLAQVMQKPLTTAFKDKKPLPTKGTPDAETIFGKKKSDKWV